The Haloarcula sp. CBA1127 genomic interval AGTGCCACCCCGGCCCCAGCCACGACGGCACCGGCCGCGTCCCAGCGAACATAGCTCACTGTCACGATGACACACGAGAATCCGAGCGTTGCAATCCTGCGTGGCGTGCTTTCAGCCCTGGCCACAGTGACCGCTCGATACCCGGCCGACCGGAGCCACCGCTGGAAGCGACGCCACAGCCCTGACACCGTCAGCGGCAGCGACGTGAGCCACGTCGCCAGACGGACGGCCAGTCGTCGGCCCATGCTCAGCGTGGCTTCGATACGGCCGACGAGCCAGAGTGCCGTTCGCCGGGTCCACTGAACGACGCGGGCGACGAAGCCAGCCGCCGTTTCACCGCCGTTCTTGATCGCGTATGCGACCGCCTGTCCGCCCGAGAGAGCAGCCGTCCGATAGTGATACAGCGCGGCGACGCCGACGACTGCGAGCGCGACGACCAGCCCGTCGCGTTCCCAGAGTACACCGATGACAAACAGCGAATCGAAGATTGTCCAGAGAATACCGACGCCGCGTGCGACCTTGGGAGAGTACATCAGTGCGGCGATAGCGACAGTCACGACGGTTGCCACCAGCAGTATCGAACTTACCACGATGGTCCCAGTGTACGCGCCCCAGAGCGTCGTTCTCGCTGTCTGCCTGTCTGTTGCCGCCGTGACGGGAAGCGAGGGGTTTGCTGGGAGCGAGACGGCAGCAGCGCCGTCAGCGCCAGTCGTTCCCCGGCGCTGGTCGCCGAGCGTGACAGTCGCGTTCTCGACCGGCTCTCCGTTTATCGTGGCGTTGACAGCGGCCCTGTCACCTGGTACCGGGAGGGTCTTTGCTGGGACAACGCGAACGTGTAAGTTCAGCACGTCGACGCGTGCGGTGCCCTCGAACTCGCCGCGGGAAACCGTTACTGCGTCGGTATCACTGTCGGGGACTGTCAGCTGATACCGGCCGGCGGTGTCAGTTCGACCGACGATCTCGCCGTTGCGGGCCACGGTCGCGTTTCGTACTGGCACGCTGTCGACCGTTGCGACGAGCGGGACAGTCGACCCGGGGTACGGCTCGCCAAGTAGTGTTACGTTGATGCTCCCGCCGACACGGTACTGACCGGTGTCGTTGTCGGCCGCTGTCTGCTGGCGTGGGGCCGTCGAACCGACCGTCCCAGATGCGTCAGGAACCGTCCCAAATGCGCCAAGGGTACTCCGTGCGTGCCCGCCCCCGTTTGAGACTGAGGTGGCCCCACCAAATGACAACACACTCGGTTTCGCGAGGCGGTCAGCAGTTTCAGTGCCCGCTTCCTCGTACGGCCGACGGTAGAACTGACATGGCTCTGTGCCCGGCGATTCGACCGTTACGTTCAGTTCGCGCTGGTACGGGACCTGTGCGGTCACTTGGCCGCTCTGGTCAGTCCGGCCGACGTATCGGTCGTTGAACCAGACACGGGTCGCGGCCGCCGGTTCGAGGTCCTGATACACCAGAACGGTGAGTGGGTGACCGGCTTTCGGCTCTGATTCGACGAGGACGCCACAGCCGTCCGCAGTGGGCGGGGCGGTATCGCCGGGAATCGGAATCGGCTCTGTTCCTCCCGTGACGCCGCCGCTCCCACCTCCGTCACGACGTTGTTCCCGCGTGTCGACTGGTGTCTGGGTGTCGGTGACGCTGCCGCCCCCGCCACCGTCGCGGCGTTGTTCCCGCGTGTCGGCTGGCGTCTGGGTGACTGGCTCAGTGCCGTGACTCCCGTC includes:
- a CDS encoding DUF4129 domain-containing protein; the protein is MGTASETGHGGVDWRQLALVSLCLVGLVVAAFLAPPPITESEINSGGGDGSHGTEPVTQTPADTREQRRDGGGGGSVTDTQTPVDTREQRRDGGGSGGVTGGTEPIPIPGDTAPPTADGCGVLVESEPKAGHPLTVLVYQDLEPAAATRVWFNDRYVGRTDQSGQVTAQVPYQRELNVTVESPGTEPCQFYRRPYEEAGTETADRLAKPSVLSFGGATSVSNGGGHARSTLGAFGTVPDASGTVGSTAPRQQTAADNDTGQYRVGGSINVTLLGEPYPGSTVPLVATVDSVPVRNATVARNGEIVGRTDTAGRYQLTVPDSDTDAVTVSRGEFEGTARVDVLNLHVRVVPAKTLPVPGDRAAVNATINGEPVENATVTLGDQRRGTTGADGAAAVSLPANPSLPVTAATDRQTARTTLWGAYTGTIVVSSILLVATVVTVAIAALMYSPKVARGVGILWTIFDSLFVIGVLWERDGLVVALAVVGVAALYHYRTAALSGGQAVAYAIKNGGETAAGFVARVVQWTRRTALWLVGRIEATLSMGRRLAVRLATWLTSLPLTVSGLWRRFQRWLRSAGYRAVTVARAESTPRRIATLGFSCVIVTVSYVRWDAAGAVVAGAGVALSAVGVYIAGQAGGTDRPTTASSPGSSGSVTDSSDGDESALPSLRDIWRAFARHVVPGHWRTRTPGEVSRAAIDSGLPRAPVEALTEAFRDVEYGGYSSDSRREQARSAYDALVSASDEQEDEA